The region tttttggcttcactttagagggcgctttgttacaaaagcgccctctaaagggggcctaagagggcgcttctaaaagcgctctctaagactttccaaaagcgccttataaactggaaatgtacatgtacatagagagcgctttttcaaaagcgccctctaaggttacccttagagggcgctttcaataaagcgtcctctattggtgtccctccatttcctcattattttttcgcttcactttagagtgcgctttgttacaaaagcgccctctaaagtgcgttgtctattccaatagtatactccttatttttctcttcactttagagtgcgcttttgtaataaagcgccctctaaggggcgctgtctattccagtttttggcgtagtgactatatatatatatatatatatatatatatatatatatatatatatatatatatatatcatttaaTTTTCGACTTTGTAAAAAAGATGAGATTGATagacaaaaaaaataaaaaatcttaCCTTTTCTCCTTTGCAACTCTGACACACAAATGCGCTGATGGATGAACAAATCAACTGAAATTGAAATTGAAACGAAAGGATTGTAATCAACCTAAAATGATTTGTAAAGCTATATACTATTCAATTTTTGATTTTGTAAAAGATGATGAGATAAGTGGATGAAGAAAATAAAACACATACATTTTCTCCTTTTGAATTTGAAACTCCGCCACACCAATGCATTGGCAGATGAAAATTGATTATTATGGGAGAATCAAGGAGATTTAGGGTTAATGAAAATAGTGAAATACATTGAAAGAGTAAAAGAAACCGTAAAAAATGTCTTTGGAAAGATGAAATTGTGTTTATTGGTATTTGTAATTGAAAGGGATACAATGTGTTTGCTAACGAATATGAAAGAGTTTATTGGTATATGAAATTGTGTCTCCACACCTACTAAAGTTGGGTtcataataattaatatattttcCTTTAAAATAGAGATACAATGTAATAATTATTAACATTGGATTAACAAATACCAATAATGCAAAAAGACAATTAGAGACTTGAATAACCatgttttattaattttaattaggTTATGACGTAAATTTGATagtaattaacttttatatattaaaagtagatGTATTTTTTATGCTTCAAATTTAGATGATTTCTTTGTTTCCACTAATTTAGATTTAGATCTTTTATTTCCATCTAATATCTTTCATGTAATgttttttttcaaattaaattttttattatataatTTAGATGATTTTTTGAAAGTTCGGTAAGTTATCTAAGAATAAAATTGGTAGAAAAATAAGTTACataaaaatcaaattttttttttatatattattataaataaatatatatcacaaaataatttaaattgaaaataaaattaaataaaaaatacgACTATGTTTTAACACATACGCGGATAAACCGGGACATTGAGCACTAGTTATTATTAAATCAACTATTTGAGGTGCAAAAGTTTATAGTATTACGTGATCAATTATCAAGTCAAACtaatatataaaatattaattGCTATTAATCAATTTGGTTTGTTTAGTATTTAACATTTGAAATGATAacttaaaaatgaaataaacCAAATGTCAATGATAATAAAATAATATGGCGTGCAATATAAAATACGAAATTACATACAATGCCTCAATgcaaattaaaataaaaaataataaagacacaaattatataataataagaaaaaataTACACCGACTGTGTTATTAAATATGTAATTCTATGTGTCGAAATCGATATAGTAAGTGTGTTTGTATTCGATGGATGTCGAAAGATGTTTTAGTGTGTGTTGAAATAGCATGCGTTGAATATAGTCTGTATTAGTTGTATTTGACTGCGAATCATGCAGTTGTCCAAAGAATTGACATAATCGAAATAGTCTGACTTAATTTAGTTTTAGTTGAGTTAGTTATTTTGTGATGACTGAGAATGAAAGTAATCTCATTTATAAATAGAGAGGAACTCTATTTCATTTGTATCAAGTTTTATAGTAACATTGTTTAGTTTCAGAAATCACAGTTGTGATTAACACACATTGTAGCAAACACCTCGAGTGCAGCTTGCATAGTAATACATTCATCTTTTTTCTTCAGAATTTATCTATTCACTCACTTTCAATTTTCTTATTTTCTTCTTCCAATTCTCTGTGTAGTGTAGAAACATCTTGCAACCAAGAAGTGGTAGTTTCATCTGAGTGAAAGGTGAAGAACAAGATGCGTGATCAATCAGAAAGATTaaatcttgttcatcaagattgattcgGTTAACTTCAAGATTGGAGTTTTcccaacatctggtatctagaaCACTAATTGTGTGATCTTTGGAACACGTTGAATCACGATGAATCATCTGAACATGCATTTTCCAGCGAATCTTTTAATTTTGAATGGTAAGGATTATAAAATTGGTGTAAGTAGGTCAATGTTGTTTTCTGTTATCAAGTTTTTTGGAATCTTGTGAAGAATGAAGTAACACCAATTGGAGAGAATCCTACGGATGAACAAAATATTGCATACAAAGACTTGAAGAAGAAAGATTACAAGGCTCTTTTTTTAGTCCATCAATGCGTTGATCCAGCCAACTTTGAGAAAATTGGTGATGTAGATTCAACAAATTAAGCATGGGACATCCTGGAGAAATCATTTGGAGGCGATGAGAAAGTGAAGAAGGTGAagttacaaactcacaaaagaatgtatgAAATGCTTGAGATGGAAGATAATGAAAATGTGATTGACTTCTTCACTAGAGTAACGAAACTAGTGAATCAAATCAAAACACGTGGAGAAATGTTGACATCAAAAATATGTAGTGTCAAAGATTTTGAGGTTATTACATCCAAAGTTTGATTATGTGGTAGTAACATAGAAGAATCGAAGAATTTCTCAAGTATGACAAAAGAAGAGCTTCAAGGGACTCTTGAATCTCACAAACAAAGAATAACTAAAAGAATCGCTAGCAAGTCGAAGACTGATATGGCTTTGCAATCTCAGTCGACTAAGAAAGACAAAGGAAGATAGAATGGTAACAATGGAATATGAAGTTACAAAAACTCGACCGATAGAGGAAACCATCAAGAGAGTAGTTCATTAAATCAGAGACAATCTTCTAACCAAGGCAATCACAGAGGTGGTGGTGCAAGTAAAGGAAGACGCGATGGAAGAAAGCTTGATAAAAGTCATATTCAGTGCTACAATTGTCAAAAGTATGGCCATTATGCAAGCCAATATCAAGGAGGCAAGAAAGATAAAAAAGTGATGCAAATCTTGCAGAAGAAGAAGTGATGCTAACGTTTACACAAAAATAAGAAGAAAGATTCAAAGACAAATGATATCTCGACTCAGGTTGTTCATCGCACATGACTGGAAGAAAAATTGGTTTATCAACATTAGTCCCTTGTCGAAGAACAAGGTAAAATTTACAAACGATAATACCCTATCTATTGAAGGTATTAGTAATGTTCTGATCAGGAGAAAGGATGGTAAACGATTAGTAATTTCTAATGTGTTATACATACCTAGCATGAAGAGTAATCTGCTAAGTATAGGTCATCTGATCGAGAGGAAGTACAAAGTATTGATCAAAGATAGAATGATGAGAGTGATCAACTCAAGAAaaaggttaatcttgaaggctcCTATGTCTGGGAATAGAAACTTTGGGATTGAACTTGATGTTGGAACACAAGTTCCTGGTGGCTACTGCTAGCATAAATGAATGATTATGGCATTACAGACTTGGTCACTTGAATTGTAATGATGTTAGTAATCTGAAGAGGAAGAACATGGTTTCAGGCCTACCAGAAATCCATATACTAGAAGAAGTATGCAAAGAATGGGTTCACGCAAAGCAACACAAGAATAGCTTCAGTAAGGATGCCAGAAGCAAGTCGAAAGCCACTCTCGACATAATCTTCTCAGGCGCGTGTGATACTCTCTAGGTAGATTCACTTAGAGGTAACAAGTACTTTGTTAAATTTATTGATGATTACAGTAGAAACTTATGGACTTACttaatcaaaaagaaaaatgataTGATCGATGTTTTCACCAAGTTCAAAGAAATGTTCGAAAGACAAAGTGGTCACAAGATTAAGGTTTTAAGGATAGATGGAGGTGGAGAGTATGTGTCGAAAGATTTTGATGCACTATGTACAAAACAAGTaattatgcatgaggtggtgccaccaCACACTTCTCAATAAAATGGTATTGCTAAGAGAAAGAAaagaaccattatgaatatggtgagaagtatgttaaAAGGTAAGCATCTCCCAAATGAGATATGGGTGAGGTTGTGTTGACTGCAACATACATTCTAAACAGATTTCTGACAAAGATGCTTGAAGGTATCACACCAGAAGAATGTTAGTCTGGTATCAAACCTAGTTTAAGCCACTTAAAGGTGTTTGGATCCATATCACATAGAAATGTGCCAAATGAGCTAAGAAGAAAGTTGGATGATAAGTAGAGTCAGGTGATCCTGATGGGATACCATTCGATTGATGGATACATATTGTTTGACCTAGTGAATAAGCAAGCCCTGATCAACATGGATGTGATCGTAGACGAGATTAAGGAGTGGGATGGGACTAATAACATCAAGAAGGATTCGGTCAGAATTCAatgtgatgaaccagctagtgaagcTGTTAGAGAAGTTTGACAACAAGCTGTCAAAAGTCAAGCTAGCATAAGAAGACCTCCGAGAAAAAGAAAAATGCCCACAAGGCTGCAGGAATGTGTAATCACATTAGATGACTTGGTCGATGATGAAGGTGAGTTAGTAAATTATGCCTTCTATGAAGATACTGAGCTAGTGAATGCAACTGAAGCATTGAAAGACTCAAGGTGGATGAAATAAAATCCATAGAAGACAATGATACATGGTCACTAGTTGTATTGCCAAAAGGGAATAAGGAAATTGATATGAAGTGGGTATAAAAAGCCAAGGTGAATCCAAAAGGTGAAGTAATTTGACACAAGACAAGACTTGTGACAAAGGggtttcttcagaaagaaggaattgACTATGATGAAGTCTTTGCACCAATAGCTAGAATCGAAAAAACtaggttggttgttggtctagccAATATACAAATGTCATATGAACGTGAAATATGCTTTCCTGAATGGTCCTCTAGATAAAGAGGTGTATGTAACACAACtagttgggtttgtgaaacatgaCCAAGAAAGGAAAGTACATAGGTTGCATAAAACTCTGTATGGAGtaaaacaagctccaagagcttggaataatAAAATAGACAACTTTCAAAGAGAGGAAGAATTTTAGAAGTGCACGACCGAGCATGGTGTGTATGTTAGGAGAAGCAGAAGTGAGATGCTTATATTATGTCTCTATGTCGACGACCTGTTGATAACAATCAGTTGCAAGAAGGAGGTCGAAGACTTCAAACATGACTTAAGtaaggagtttgaaatgtcagacttgGAAAATCTCCCATAGTTCCTTGGTATCAAATTCTACAAGAGCActagaggtttgatgatgcaccaaagaatATATGCAtgcgaaatactcaagagatttaagatgcaagattgcaacccaactttGACTCCAGTTGATCCTAGATTGCAACTGATAAAAGATTCGACTAAAGATGATGTCAACCCAACACAATACATaagactcattggatcacttCGATACCTCTATCACACAAGAGCATGTTTAGCTTATTGTGTAGGCATGGTCAGCAGATTCACGCAGAATCCAAAGGTATCTCATCTTGCAGCTACCAAGAGGATACTGAGGTGTCTCAAAGGAACACTTGACTATGGTATTTTGTCTCCTTTagttgatgaaggaaaagaatgcaagcTTGTGGGCTACATTGACTCTAGTTGGTGTGGTGATTTTGAAGATAGAAAACCAACAATATGATATGTGCTCATGTTAGGTAGTGTGTCAGTCGCATGGAGTTTGAGAAAGAAACCGTGGTAGCTTTATCATCATGTGAGGATGAATATATATCATCTCCATTATGTGTATGCCAAGCAACACAGATGATGAATCTAGTCAAAGAAATTATAGGGGAGAACCATGGAGCAATGACTATGAAGATtgacaacatgtcagctatcaacCTGGAAAAGAATCTGATAGCACACAGAAGAAGCAAACATATAAAAAAGAAGTTCCATTACCTGAGAGAGCAGGTAGCAAATGGAAAGTTAAGCTTGGAGCATTGCAGATCAgagaatcagattgcagataTAACGAAGGTTGTACAAGTCGAATTGTTCAAGAGATTAAGAACAATGATGAATTTAGATAGCTTAGCATAATGAATTAGGTGTGTTAAATATGTTATTCTTTGTGTCAAAGTCGAGATAGTGTATTTGTATTTGACGGGTGTCAAAAGGTGTTTTAGTGTGTGTCGAAATAGCATGTGTCAAACAGAGTCTATATTAATTGTATTTTACTGAAAGTCAAATACAACTTATTGAAGCATGTAATTGTCGAAGGATTCGACATAGTCGAAATAGTCTGACTTAGCTTAGTTTTAGCTTAGTTAGTTATTTTGTGATTACTTGAAGTGTAAGTAatctcatatataaatagagtgAATCTCTATTTCATTTGTATCAAGTTTTGTTGTAACATTGTGTAGATTTAGAAATCACAGTTGTGATTAACACACATTGTAGCAAACACATTGAGTGCAGTTTGCACAGTAATACATTCATCTTCTTCCTCCAGAATTTCTCTATTCACTCACTTTCAATTGTCTTGCTTTCTTCTTTCAATTCTCTATGTAGTGTAGAATCATCTTAAAACCAAAGAGTGATTATTTTACCTGAGTGAGGGTGAAGAACAAGATGTGTGATCAATCATAAAGACTGAATCTTTTTCATCAATATTGATTCGGTTAACTTCAAGATTGAAGTTTTCTCAACAAGTGTAAAATAAATTTACACTATCAACCAATCAACGACAAATATTCTGCCAAATCACGTGTgtattttaaaattttgttaatCTCTATAATAATTATGATATGTTATTATATTCGATCAACTTCAAATTCGACATCTCTTAAATAATCCCATGCCACAGAATCATATGCCTTTTCGAAATTTACTTTAAATAAAAAACAATCATTCCTCTTCCTTTTAGAAAAATACACAACTTCATTTATCACCGGTACATCATCTAACATTTGCCTACCCTGAATAAACGCAGACTGACACGACGAAACCTAACAGTCAATCACCTTTTTTAATCTATCTGTCAACAATTTCGCCGAAATACGTTACACACTTCAAATTAGGCAAATATGACGAAACTCATTCAAACCTTAAGGGTTACTCGATTTTGGAAGTAAAGCAATAAATGCAGTCGTGACAACTTTAGACAGAATTGCATTCGAATACAATTCAGAATCACAACCGAATAAATCATCATTTATAACCTCCCAATACTTTTTAAAAATTTTCATGTTGAATTTGTTAGGCCACAAACTCTTCTCACTATCAAAATCCAAATGGCATCCTTCACTTCTCCCATAGAGAAAGGTTCCTCCAACATAGAGATATATGACTCAGATAAGCGATTAATGTTCACCCTAAGAAGCGTTGACATATGCACCTCAGGTTCAACAAATCTTTGGTGAAAGTGATTGAAAACTTCGAGCTTGATATCATCAACTTGACTTAATAAACCCCTACCAGAGTTAAGTGCAACAATGTCATTTCGATGAAAATTCCTTTTCATCACAGAATAAAAATACTCTGAGTTGGAGTCACCCTCACGAATCCACCTCGCTCTAGATTTCTCTCTTAGCATCGATCTTGTATTGCAAGGTTTGCCACACCTTGCTTGTAGCCTCTCCCCACTTGTCTTAAACAATCTTGGAAACACAATCCCCTTCAGCAGCCACTTGAATATATAAGGAATTCAACTGTGATATCGCCTCTTCAACATTCAAATCAAGAATCCCAAAGACTTCACGATTCCATCGTTTCAAATTATCTTTCAACCTCCTTAGCTTTTCTTTGAATCTAAAAACCCGCTGGACATTGCTAGCATTCCACATGTTTGAAACAAAGGAGACAAAATGAGGATGCTCATACCAGCAACTGAAAACCTTAAAAGGTTTCAGACTCCAATTCATTCTATTTGATTTCATCCAAATATGATAATGATCAGATATACTTCTACTAGCGATTGATTAAACTTCAACGCCCCATCTCTCAATCAAATTTTCCAAAAACAAAAAACGATCGAGTCTATTCATAGCACTTTCCTCCTGTTAAACAAAATGAATTTGTTCCCAATAACCAGAACATTAAGCAAATCATTGGAGCCAATGAAATCACTAAATTCTTTGAATTCTAATTTGTTTACTTAATCACTAAATTCATGTGTTTGTTTTGTTAGAGCAGAGAAATTGAAACAAATTAACTTTTTATATTAAAGTAACAACGATATAAACAATGGTTTGTGGTTAATTAATTCATCGTGTAAAATGTTTTCTAATGTCATTTACATTAAAATATTGTTTACATACtatattatataaaaaataattgGACGGTATAGATGTTAGTACATCCAGCGAATGAACATGCAAATAATTATTAAGTCAACTTGTGCATCGCGATCAATTGTCCAACGCAGCTTCCACTAACAAACCCTAAAGTTTCTCACAATAATGTAATAATACAAAAAGCACTTTTACTCACCTTTATAAATTGGCACCTTCTTTGATCCATGTTCTTGCTATCGAGTGTTGGAAGCAATTAATTTCAAATTAATCACAAGTCATTATGGCCAAAATCGCGTTAGGAACCGCCCAAGAAGCCACTCAACCTGATTGCATCCAGGCTCTCATTGTTGAATTCATTGCCACCTTTCTCTTTGTCTTTGCTGGTGTTGGTTCTGCAATCACTGCCGGtatatctatatatctatatctatatatcTAACACTTGTTTTTATCATATGATTATTCTGATTCGAAATTTATGTTAATAGATAAACTCAGTGGAGATGCGTTGGTCGGATTGTTTTTTGTGGCTATAACACATGCTTTTGTGGTGGCTGTAATGATTTCCGCCGCTCACATTTCCGGTGGCCATTTGAATCCCGCCGTGACATTGGGCCTCCTTGTCGGCGGCCACATCACCATCGTCCGATCGGTTTTATATTGGATTGATCAATTGATAGCTTCTGCAGCAGCTTGTTATCTTCTTCATTACCTAACCGGTGGATTGGTAAGTATCCGAAGTTCTCATACATTTTTTTATCGAACAGGTGAAAAATGGTCTGTCAGTGTTCTTGTTAGTTAACACTGATATTTGTGATTACATCAATTCGTCATTTGTTTAAATTTATCAGTGTTATTATTTTAGTCTAAATGTCGTCTGATATCTGTTAATCATTTGTTTAAAGATAATGTTCTTTTTTGTCTTTTATTGTTGGAAAGCAAAATAATAGAATGATTGTACATTGAATATTGCATGATTACAGACAACTCCAGCTCATACACTTGCAAGTGGAATAGGGTACACACAAGGAGTAGTTTGGGAGATTGTGTTGACATTCTCTTTGTTGTTCACTGTTTATGCAACAATGGTTGATCCTAAGAAGGGAGCACTTGCTGGGCTTGGGCCAACATTGGTTGGGTTTGTGGTGGGGGCTAATATCTTGGCTGGTGGGGCTTTTTCAGCTGCTTCAATGAACCCAGCAAGATCTTTTGGGCCTGCTTTGGTTAGTGGAAATTGGACTGATCATTGGGTTTATTGGGTTGGGCCACTTATTGGTGGTGGGCTTGCTGGTTTTGTTTATGAGAATTTCTTTATTAATAGAGAACATGTTCCTCTTGTTGATGAAGAAAGCTACTAAGAGTTAAGATTAGGGTTTTTGTTGGGAACTTGCATAAAATTTGTGTTGTTGTGCTTTGATATGGACATATGTATGAGGTTGTGCTCTATGGACATATGGACATATTTATGATACACTATGTGTGCTCTGGAGCATTTAGAGAATCCTAATAAGATGTTTTATTGTGCCTTGGAATCAAAATTTTATAGATAATTAATGGTAATTAAAATAGTACATGTGCAACTAAATtgatgaaaatatgaaatatttAATTTTCTTCCTTTCTGCGGTATATATGGATTGATATTCATTAATAGGTCttatataaattattttaaatgTAACATTAAATGTTTATAGCTTCTTCTAAAAGTGTTTAACATTTTTCTCATAGTTCTTGCCATCTCTTGTATATATTTATATTTCTTTCTATTACTCTCTTCTTTACTTCTAAGCAGGGATGAAGCTATGTTGGCAATTGTGTGGGTTAAAGCCCCCACTAACATTTAAAAATTAGTTGAATGTACTTTAAAAGTAAATAAGTATTTTGAATATTTTGTTGATTAATAGACTAACTTGTCCACACTTAAAAGAATAATAAAAGAAACGATTTGAATTGTTTTAGTTATCTAATATATTTTTGGATTATCAATTGAATTcataaattaattattaaaaaaatatcaaTGATGTGTTTATAGTTTTGATATAATTAAGAATTAAACTGGCAATATAAAAGAGttaattttaaaattaagaaaaaggTTTATTGCAAATCTTTTTATTGTCataattgtttaattatttatGTAGGGTAATAATTTTATTCATATCAAAAtaagaaaatattaattatttt is a window of Lathyrus oleraceus cultivar Zhongwan6 chromosome 6, CAAS_Psat_ZW6_1.0, whole genome shotgun sequence DNA encoding:
- the LOC127098016 gene encoding aquaporin TIP4-1, with amino-acid sequence MAKIALGTAQEATQPDCIQALIVEFIATFLFVFAGVGSAITADKLSGDALVGLFFVAITHAFVVAVMISAAHISGGHLNPAVTLGLLVGGHITIVRSVLYWIDQLIASAAACYLLHYLTGGLTTPAHTLASGIGYTQGVVWEIVLTFSLLFTVYATMVDPKKGALAGLGPTLVGFVVGANILAGGAFSAASMNPARSFGPALVSGNWTDHWVYWVGPLIGGGLAGFVYENFFINREHVPLVDEESY